The Drechmeria coniospora strain ARSEF 6962 chromosome 02, whole genome shotgun sequence genome has a segment encoding these proteins:
- a CDS encoding aconitate hydratase — MLGSLLAPAQRRCLGGAASGIRRLATISNSPLDRKVRQNNWEDNNFINYKKMSENLAIVRSRLNRPLTYGEKILYSHLDNPHEQDIERGQSYLKLRPDRVACQDATAQMAILQFMSAGMDQVANPVTVHCDHLIEAQTGGAKDLERAISINKEVYDFLSSACAKYNIGFWRPGSGIIHQIILENYAFPGGLLIGTDSHTPNAGGLGMAAIGVGGADAVDVMANLPWELKAPKYIGVKLTGQLGGWTSPKDVILKVADILTVKGGTGAIVEYFGPGVDGLSTSGAGTVCNMGAEIGATTSLFPFNDRMYEYLAATKRQDIGDFARSFAAELRADEGAEYDQLIEINLTELEPHINGPFTPDLGTPISKFSKAVVENGWPAELRVGLIGSCTNSSYEDLSRAASIARDALDHGLKAKALFTVTPGSEQIRATIERDGQLQTFEEFGGTVLANACGPCIGQWDRRDVEKGQANSILSSYNRNFTGRNDSNPATHAFVSSPEMVLALTVAGSLHFNPLTDKLKDKDGKEFMLKPPTGDSLPVRGYDPGNDTYQAPPKERASVTVQVSPTSDRLQILQPFQPWDTKDATNIPILIKAQGKTTTDHISMAGPWLKYRGHLDNISNNMLIGAINEANGEANKIKNSTTGEWGAVPAVARDYKKKGIKWVVIGDWNYGEGSSREHAALEPRHLGGLAIITRSFARIHETNLKKQGMLPLTFAEPADYDRIKPNDKVDILCTQLAVGKPVTMIVRPEGAKAFEVSLQHTFNEAQLEWFKNGSALNTMAKAASQ, encoded by the exons ATGCTTGGGTCCCTTCTGGCTCCTGCCCAGAGGCGCTGCCTCGGTGGTGCGGCCTCTGGTATTCGTCGTCTTGCGACGATCTCGAACTCGCCTCTCGACCGCAAG GTTCGTCAGAACAACTGGGAAGACAACAATTTCATCAATTACAAGAAGATGTCAGAGAACCTGGCGATTGTACGCAGCCGCCTCAACCGCCCACTTACCTACGGCGAGAAGATCCTTTACTCTCATCTGGACAACCCCCATGAGCAGGATATCGAGCGCGGTCAATCTTATCTGAAGCTTCGCCCTGACCGCGTCGCCTGCCAAGATGCCACCGCCCAAATGGCAATACTTCAGTTCATGTCTGCTGGCATGGATCAGGTTGCTAACCCTGTGACCGTCCACTGCGATCACTTGATCGAAGCACAAACCGGTGGTGCGAAGGACCTCGAACGGGCTATAAGTATCAACAAGGAAGTGTATGATTTCTTGTCTTCGGCCTGCGCCAAGTATAATATTGGATTCTGGCGCCCCGGTTCTGGTATTATCCACCAGATCATTCTTGAAAACTACGCTTTCCCCGGCGGTCTACTCATTGGCACCGACTCCCACACTCCCAATGCTGGTGGTCTCGGTATGGCAGCAATAGGTgtgggcggcgccgatgcaGTAGATGTCATGGCCAACTTGCCGTGGGAACTCAAGGCCCCGAAGTACATAGGCGTGAAGCTCACGGGCCAACTTGGTGGATGGACATCGCCCAAAG ATGTCATCCTCAAGGTTGCCGACATTTTGACCGTCAAAGGGGGGACTGGTGCTATCGTGGAGTACTTTG GACCTGGCGTGGACGGTCTTAGCACGAGCGGAGCTGGAACCGTCTGTAACATGGG TGCTGAAATCGGGGCCACGACTTCTCTCTTCCCCTTCAACGATCGGATGTATGAGTATTTGGCGGCTACGAAGCGTCAAGATATTGGCGATTTTGCACGCTCATTCGCTGCAGAACTTCGTGCGGATGAAGGTGCCGAGTATGATCAGCTTATTGAAATCAACCTCACTGAGCTCGAACCTCACATCAACGGCCCCTTCACCCCTGATCTAGGCACACCAATTTCAAAATTCAGCAAGGCTGTTGTTGAGAATGGCTGGCCTGCCGAGCTGCGTGTTGGATTAATTGGATCTTGCACCAATTCCTCCTACGAGGATCTTTCTCGAGCTGCCTCAATTGCACGCGATGCTCTTGACCATGGCCTGAAGGCCAAGGCACTATTTACTGTCACGCCAGGCTCGGAGCAAATTCGCGCCACCATTGAGCGAGATGGTCAGCTTCAGACATTTGAGGAGTTTGGTGGCACTGTTCTCGCCAACGCATGCGGCCCCTGCATCGGTCAGTGGGACCGTCGTGATGTTGAGAAAGGCCAGGCAAATTCTATTCTCTCTAGTTATAACCGCAACTTTACAGGCCGAAACGATTCCAATCCTGCGACTCATGCTTTTGTATCGAGTCCAGAAATGGTCCTGGCACTTACGGTCGCCGGCTCTTTACACTTCAACCCACTTACCGACAAACTCAAGGACAAGGATGGAAAGGAATTCATGCTCAAGCCTCCGACCGGTGACAGCCTTCCTGTCAGAGGGTACGATCCTGGCAACGACACCTACCAGGCCCCCCCCAAGGAACGCGCAAGCGTTACTGTTCAAGTTTCACCCACCTCGGACCGTCTTCAGATTCTCCAACCATTCCAACCATGGGACACCAAAGATGCCACTAATATCCCCATCCTGATTAAGGCCCAAGGCAAAACGACAACGGACCACATTTCCATGGCAGGTCCATGGTTGAAATACCGCGGCCACCTCGACAACATTTCCAACAATATGCTTATTGGCGCCATTAACGAGGCTAATGGTGAGGCCAATAAGATCAAGAACTCTACCACTGGCGAGTGGGGTGCGGTGCCTGCCGTTGCTCGCGACTACAAGAAAAAGGGTATTAAATGGGTAGTCATCGGCGACTGGAACTATGGCGAGGGCAGCTCCCGTGAGCACGCGGCCCTAGAACCCAGACACTTGGGCGGGTTGGCTATCATCACCAGAAGTTTCGCTCGCATTCACGAGACCAACTTGAAGAAGCAGGGCATGCTGCCATTGACGTTTGCCGAACCCGCTGATTATGACAGGATCAAACCCAATGACAAG GTCGATATCCTCTGCACACAACTTGCTGTTGGCAAACCCGTGACCATGATCGTTCGCCCCGAGGGCGCCAAAGCGTTTGAGGTGTCCCTGCAGCATACTTTCAACGAGGCTCAGCTTGAATGGTTCAAAAATGGAAGCGCACTTAATACCATGGCTAAGGCTGCCTCGCAATAA